A segment of the Leptolyngbya sp. NIES-3755 genome:
TCGATCATCCCGAAAAACTCGAACAAATGCGCGATCGACTGAGACAAGTTCGAGGAGAACCGGGAGCCGCAAAGAAATTAGTCTCGATCGTGGTGGAAGAACTTAAACAGACTTAAGCCACAGTTGCCGATGATCCCGAATGTATTCACGAATGCTCCGAGAGGAATGTTCTAATAATTGAGGAAGGGTTTCATCGACTGTTTCTGCCTGTCCAAATCGCAATCCCACATGCAGGATCGTAAAGATCAAGATCTGTTCTAGTGGCGTTTTGCGTCGAAACAAATGCAAACAGTAACCTGGAATGCTGGCAGGACGATAAGTGATTGTTCGATCGAGTTCTTCAGAGAGCATTGCTGCAACTTCGTGAAAAGTATTCGCTTCGGCTCCAGTCAACGTGTAAGTCTTACCTTGATGAGTTGTGGGATCAATTAAAATCTTTGCTGCAACTTCAGCAATGTCACGAGTATCAATAAAAGCAACTCGACCCGCACCCGCAGGCAAAAAAATACGATCGTCGTTCAAAATATCTTCCCGGTAAGCATCTCCCAAATTTTGAGCAAAGAAACCCGGTCGCAGAATTGTCCAATCTTTTTCACCCTGCTTTAGATGTTGCTCAGTTGCATGATGCGGTACGGCTGGATTATCTCCTGCTCCCGCCACTGAGATAAATACAATGTGTTCAACACCCTGCGATCGAGCCACATCAATCAAACGATTCAATGTATTTTTGGTATCAGAAATCGCAGGCGGACGTAACAGAAACATTGCACGACACCCTTGCAGCGCAGATTCAAACGTATTGGAATCAAGGAAATTAAAGGTAACTGATTCATTGGACAGATCGGAAGATCGAGAACCGATCCGAAACGGAACTTGTCGATCGCGCAAATATTCGACAACGGCTTTTCCAATGTTTCCAGAAGCTCCAGTTACAAAAATCATCCGTTCAGCCAAGATAACGACAATCTTTAGAATTAGCAGAACTGACTCGCGATCGCAAACGCTCAATGGAGTGATTACGCTAATCTCTAAAAAGAGCAAACTTCCTTAAGACAACACTGTTCCTGAAAGAAATCCGATACAGTCAGATCTGAGAAACCTTCGCAACTCAGGGACAGTTCTATGACGATCGAGAACCAACGACTGGAAGAGACTCAAACCGGGAAAGTAGATTGGTACAAGTGGGGTCCGTATCTAAGCGAACGCCAGTGGGGAACGGTACGCGAGGACTATAGTTCGGACGGCAATGCTTGGAATTATTTTCCTCATGATCATGCTCGATCGAGGGCGTATCGCTGGGGCGAAGACGGCTTGGGGGGCATCACAGATAACCACAATTTACTGTGTTTTGCATTGGCGCTTTGGAATGGAAAAGATCCGATTCTAAAAGAACGATTGTATGGATTGACCAATAGCGAAGGCAATCATGGCGAAGATGTGAAAGAGTACTATTTCTACCTCGATAGTACGCCGACTCATTCGTACATGAAGTATCTCTATAAGTATCCTCAGGCTGAATATCCTTACGAGGACTTAGTAAAAACCAATGCGAGTCGAAATCGCTATGAACTAGAGTACGAGCTATTAGACACGGGAATTTTTGATGACGATCGATATTTTGATGTCTTTGTTGAATACGCGAAAGCGGATGCCGAAGATGTTCTCATCAAAATTAGCATTGCGAATCGAGGTCCCGAAGCGGCTCCCCTTCATGTCCTTCCTACTCTCTGGTTTCGCAATACTTGGTCGTGGGCAGATGGTGGCTCAAAACCGTCACTCACCAAAGTTGAGGGAACTGGAAACAGTGTGGTTCATGCTCACATCACTGATACACTCCTCGACGAATATATTCGAGATTACTATCTCTACTGTGATGGTGTCGTTCCACTGTTGTTTACTGAGAATGAAACTAATAATCAACGATTGTTCAACTCAACCAATGAACATCCCTATGTCAAGGATGGGATCAACAACTACATTGTTAATGAAAACACAGAGGCGATTAATCCAGCAGGAACAGGGACTAAGGTTTCACCGCACTACGAACTCACGGTTGGAGCAGGAGAAACTCAGATTATTTACCTCCGACTCTCAAAACGTGCTCCTGAAGAAATGGGACAACTCTTCGGTGAGAACTTTGAGCAACGGTTTACTACTCGTCAGCAAGAAGCCGATGAATTTTATAGTACGGTGATTCCACCTG
Coding sequences within it:
- a CDS encoding NmrA family protein (similar to AA sequence:cyanobase_aa:Npun_R0257), giving the protein MIFVTGASGNIGKAVVEYLRDRQVPFRIGSRSSDLSNESVTFNFLDSNTFESALQGCRAMFLLRPPAISDTKNTLNRLIDVARSQGVEHIVFISVAGAGDNPAVPHHATEQHLKQGEKDWTILRPGFFAQNLGDAYREDILNDDRIFLPAGAGRVAFIDTRDIAEVAAKILIDPTTHQGKTYTLTGAEANTFHEVAAMLSEELDRTITYRPASIPGYCLHLFRRKTPLEQILIFTILHVGLRFGQAETVDETLPQLLEHSSRSIREYIRDHRQLWLKSV